One Desulfonatronovibrio hydrogenovorans DSM 9292 DNA segment encodes these proteins:
- the qrcC gene encoding menaquinone reductase iron-sulfur cluster-binding subunit QrcC, with amino-acid sequence MYKLKEFKIKWGMVIDLDKCTGCGACMISCQAENNMAPMPDATDKMYSLTWMLVYRLTNGKSFPDHDVAYLPRPCVQCGNPNCVPVCPVIATTKDEEGGIVSQISPRCIGCRYCMAACPYHSRYFNWHDPVWPQGMEKTLTPFTSTRPRGVVEKCHYCHHRFKAAKEKARYDGRDPMKLGEDDYIPACAENCPTGAITFGDLKNPEHKVAQLAKSPYAFRLLERLGTDPQLYYMSKREWVRRQGDNYLEHEPTKGV; translated from the coding sequence ATATATAAGTTGAAAGAGTTTAAAATCAAATGGGGGATGGTCATTGATCTGGACAAGTGCACCGGATGCGGGGCATGCATGATCTCCTGCCAGGCCGAAAACAATATGGCCCCCATGCCTGATGCCACGGACAAGATGTATTCTCTGACCTGGATGCTGGTGTACAGGCTGACCAATGGCAAGTCCTTCCCGGACCATGACGTGGCCTATCTTCCTAGGCCCTGTGTCCAGTGCGGCAATCCCAATTGTGTCCCGGTCTGTCCGGTCATTGCCACCACCAAGGATGAAGAGGGCGGGATTGTAAGCCAGATTTCTCCCCGGTGTATCGGCTGCAGATACTGCATGGCTGCCTGTCCTTACCATTCAAGGTATTTCAACTGGCATGATCCGGTCTGGCCCCAAGGCATGGAAAAGACCCTGACTCCTTTTACTTCAACCAGGCCCAGAGGTGTGGTGGAAAAATGTCATTACTGCCATCACCGGTTCAAGGCTGCCAAGGAAAAAGCCAGATACGACGGTCGCGACCCCATGAAACTTGGTGAGGACGACTACATTCCAGCCTGCGCTGAGAATTGTCCGACAGGCGCGATAACCTTCGGCGATCTGAAAAATCCTGAACACAAAGTTGCCCAGCTGGCCAAAAGCCCTTACGCCTTCAGGCTTCTGGAAAGGCTTGGAACCGATCCCCAGCTTTATTACATGAGCAAGCGGGAATGGGTGCGCAGGCAGGGCGATAACTACCTTGAACATGAACCGACCAAAGGAGTGTAA
- a CDS encoding PilZ domain-containing protein, with product MKEDQDRREYTRIPKKFRVEIQELLFPLSSQKKTRVESADISEGGLRVSCNRRFSNNQKVQVKVFIPSLNKYHPGFFKVFESDTGQFLQAVAEVAWAREVVPLVKYELGLRFVDVYEDDWQALRKLILKFKP from the coding sequence ATCAAAGAGGATCAAGACAGACGGGAATATACCAGGATCCCCAAGAAGTTCAGGGTGGAAATCCAGGAACTGCTTTTTCCCTTAAGCAGTCAAAAAAAGACCCGGGTTGAATCGGCTGACATAAGCGAAGGCGGGCTCAGGGTCAGTTGTAACAGACGATTCAGCAACAACCAGAAGGTTCAGGTCAAGGTTTTCATTCCAAGTCTGAACAAATACCATCCCGGCTTTTTCAAGGTTTTTGAAAGTGATACTGGACAGTTTCTCCAGGCTGTGGCTGAAGTGGCCTGGGCCAGGGAAGTGGTTCCTCTGGTCAAATATGAACTGGGGCTGAGGTTTGTCGATGTATATGAAGACGACTGGCAGGCGTTGCGAAAACTTATTCTGAAGTTCAAGCCGTAA
- a CDS encoding protein-glutamate methylesterase/protein-glutamine glutaminase, which produces MIKVVVVDDSAFMRKAISTMLKKDPGIEVVGIARNGQEGLDMVRKLDPDVVTMDIEMPVMDGLTALRHIMMEMPRPVIMVSSLTTEGAEATLKAMDYGAVDFISKQLSKVSLDIVKIEKDLQSKVRAVARKRTQMTRLAALQRPRKFKKPVKEITPASGRLIRDIVAIGVSTGGPPAVQKVLSDLPENFPGSILVAQHMPGAFTGPFAKRLNDSTGLNVKEAENGDQIRPGWVYIAPGGSHLKINQKVSRIDVLVSSEPADALYKPSVNVLFSSVADGVGKRALGVVLTGMGSDGLLGARDLKARGGLLLAQSEDSCVVYGMPKAVVEDGLVDQVVDLEDMSVMINACLYESNIQQAG; this is translated from the coding sequence ATTATCAAGGTGGTTGTGGTTGATGATTCGGCCTTTATGCGCAAGGCCATAAGCACCATGCTCAAAAAAGATCCGGGCATCGAAGTGGTGGGAATAGCCAGGAACGGCCAGGAAGGCCTGGACATGGTTCGAAAGCTGGATCCGGATGTGGTGACTATGGACATTGAGATGCCGGTTATGGACGGACTGACTGCTCTCCGGCATATCATGATGGAAATGCCCAGGCCAGTGATCATGGTCAGCTCCCTGACTACTGAAGGGGCTGAGGCAACTCTTAAGGCCATGGATTACGGGGCAGTGGATTTTATCTCCAAGCAGCTTTCCAAGGTCAGCCTGGATATCGTTAAAATTGAAAAGGATTTACAGTCCAAAGTCAGGGCGGTGGCCAGGAAGCGGACCCAGATGACCCGTCTGGCTGCACTGCAGCGCCCCAGAAAGTTCAAAAAGCCGGTCAAGGAGATCACGCCAGCATCTGGAAGACTGATCCGGGATATTGTCGCCATAGGGGTGTCCACAGGCGGTCCTCCTGCCGTGCAAAAGGTATTGTCTGACCTGCCCGAGAACTTTCCAGGTTCAATACTTGTTGCCCAGCATATGCCAGGGGCGTTTACTGGACCCTTTGCCAAGCGCCTCAACGACTCCACAGGGCTAAATGTCAAGGAAGCTGAAAACGGGGATCAGATTAGACCTGGCTGGGTTTACATCGCTCCTGGAGGAAGCCATCTGAAGATAAATCAGAAGGTCTCCAGGATTGATGTTTTGGTTTCATCCGAGCCGGCCGATGCTCTGTACAAGCCTTCGGTCAATGTCTTGTTCTCATCCGTGGCTGATGGAGTGGGTAAACGTGCCCTTGGAGTAGTGCTCACCGGCATGGGAAGCGACGGTCTCCTGGGAGCCAGGGACTTGAAGGCCAGGGGCGGTTTGCTTTTGGCTCAGAGCGAGGATTCCTGTGTTGTATATGGAATGCCCAAGGCTGTTGTTGAGGACGGGCTGGTGGACCAGGTGGTGGACCTGGAGGATATGTCCGTAATGATCAATGCCTGCTTGTATGAAAGCAATATTCAGCAGGCCGGGTAA
- a CDS encoding CheR family methyltransferase, with protein sequence MMNLFSKSITLRKDLKIGDEEFVQLRDFIYGQSGIFIGDNRKYLLENRLANRLKENNLKSFGEYYYFLRYDPGRKAELNKLFEVITTNETSFFRNPPQIKVFQDVVLKKILQEKRTKSQRNLHIWSAGCSTGEEPYTLSIVLHEVLKNELEQWRIRITANDLSAGVLAAAKRAVYSQYSLRTTPPEITKRYFAEESPGRFILQDRVKRLVEFGQINLSDRFQLKRVPRSDVVFCRNVIIYFDDEMKKNVISSFYDNLLPGGYLLIGHSESLHNISRAFRPIHHPGAIVYLKEG encoded by the coding sequence TTGATGAACTTGTTTTCTAAGAGCATAACCCTTCGAAAAGACTTGAAGATCGGGGATGAAGAGTTTGTCCAGTTGCGGGATTTCATCTACGGGCAAAGCGGAATATTCATTGGCGACAACCGCAAGTACCTGTTGGAAAACCGTCTGGCCAACAGGCTCAAGGAAAATAACCTTAAAAGCTTTGGCGAGTATTATTATTTTCTGCGTTATGATCCCGGCCGTAAAGCTGAGTTGAACAAGCTGTTTGAAGTCATAACCACCAATGAAACCAGTTTTTTCCGTAATCCGCCTCAGATCAAGGTATTTCAGGATGTGGTACTGAAAAAGATCCTGCAGGAAAAAAGGACAAAATCACAGAGAAATCTGCATATCTGGTCAGCAGGATGCTCAACCGGGGAAGAGCCTTATACCCTGTCCATAGTCCTGCACGAAGTGCTCAAGAATGAACTGGAACAGTGGAGGATCAGGATAACGGCCAACGACCTGTCTGCTGGGGTGCTGGCTGCGGCAAAAAGGGCTGTATATTCCCAGTACAGCCTCAGGACCACTCCGCCGGAGATCACCAAAAGATACTTTGCTGAAGAAAGTCCGGGCAGATTCATACTGCAGGACCGGGTCAAGAGACTTGTGGAGTTCGGACAGATAAATCTGAGTGACCGGTTTCAGCTGAAAAGGGTACCCAGATCCGACGTAGTTTTTTGTCGAAATGTGATCATCTATTTTGATGATGAAATGAAGAAAAACGTGATCAGTTCATTTTACGACAACCTCTTGCCAGGGGGTTACCTTTTAATCGGTCATTCCGAATCTCTGCATAATATTTCCAGGGCGTTTCGGCCGATTCACCATCCGGGAGCCATTGTGTATCTAAAGGAGGGATAG
- a CDS encoding HD domain-containing phosphohydrolase codes for MEVKNDAVKILVVDDEESLREICKDALVDEGYQVLQAEDGREALSILAANDDIDLIVSDLRMPVMNGLELLEKIKEVNLDIDFLVMTGFATIETAVECMKMGAADYLPKPFNINHLLVKVSKVVKARRAKQERKRLSNIVRMLNLSNALNAQLDLKSICYEFVLQVQRNFSPESAVLFIQKDQGNSLGKAVVRGRLFREDPDFFARVQKLAQDSLENGSSYLLDKTRAQELAMFSGQEFPYSMLVVPLFSRMKKVGVIVLIRRDTQLFTNDDLQLLSVFAAHVATAIQNAKMYTRMRDQNIDIIRSYAKAVEAKDYYTKGHSERVAVYAIKLGSYLKLDTKELEALYTSGVLHDIGKIGIPDHILNKPSRLDEEEFEVMKSHPSIARDILSQVWSLKHTLPVVYHHHERIDGKGYPDGIMNGQIPFLAKVISVVDAFEAMTSDRAYRRALDWEKARDILLQGSGTQWESDLVDRWVKLVSEIGFDNIQNDTQDNTLHFHRSH; via the coding sequence ATGGAAGTTAAGAATGACGCGGTGAAAATTCTGGTTGTTGATGACGAAGAAAGTCTCAGGGAGATCTGCAAGGACGCCCTTGTAGATGAGGGCTATCAGGTCCTCCAGGCTGAAGATGGTCGAGAGGCGTTGAGTATTCTGGCCGCCAATGATGACATCGACCTGATAGTCTCGGATCTGAGAATGCCGGTTATGAACGGGCTGGAGCTGCTGGAAAAGATCAAGGAAGTGAACCTGGATATAGATTTCCTGGTCATGACCGGTTTCGCCACCATTGAAACTGCGGTGGAATGCATGAAAATGGGGGCTGCTGACTATCTTCCCAAGCCTTTTAACATTAATCACCTGCTGGTCAAAGTCAGCAAGGTGGTCAAGGCCAGGAGGGCGAAGCAGGAACGGAAAAGGCTGAGCAATATTGTCCGCATGCTCAACTTAAGCAACGCCCTCAATGCCCAGCTGGACCTGAAGTCCATATGTTATGAGTTTGTGCTCCAGGTTCAGAGAAATTTTTCACCAGAAAGTGCGGTTTTGTTTATCCAGAAAGATCAGGGAAACAGCCTGGGCAAGGCCGTTGTCCGGGGAAGGCTTTTCAGAGAAGACCCTGACTTTTTTGCCAGGGTTCAAAAGCTGGCCCAGGACTCATTGGAGAATGGATCGTCCTATCTGCTGGACAAGACCAGGGCTCAGGAACTGGCTATGTTTTCCGGACAGGAGTTCCCCTATTCAATGCTTGTGGTCCCTCTTTTTTCCAGGATGAAAAAAGTCGGGGTGATAGTCCTGATTCGCAGAGACACTCAGCTGTTCACCAATGACGACCTCCAGCTTTTGAGTGTTTTTGCCGCTCATGTGGCCACAGCCATTCAGAACGCCAAAATGTACACCCGAATGCGGGATCAGAATATTGACATCATCAGATCCTACGCCAAAGCGGTTGAAGCCAAGGATTACTATACCAAGGGACATTCAGAGAGGGTCGCAGTCTACGCCATCAAACTGGGGAGTTATTTAAAGCTCGATACCAAGGAACTGGAAGCCCTTTATACCTCAGGTGTGCTTCACGACATCGGAAAGATAGGTATCCCGGATCATATTTTAAACAAGCCGTCCAGACTGGACGAGGAAGAATTCGAAGTCATGAAGTCCCACCCCAGCATTGCAAGGGACATTCTTTCACAGGTATGGTCCTTGAAGCATACCCTGCCGGTAGTTTATCACCACCATGAAAGGATCGACGGCAAGGGGTATCCGGATGGGATAATGAATGGCCAGATACCTTTCCTGGCCAAGGTGATCAGCGTGGTGGACGCATTTGAGGCCATGACCTCTGACCGGGCTTACCGCAGGGCTCTGGACTGGGAAAAGGCCCGGGATATTCTGCTCCAGGGCAGCGGGACCCAGTGGGAAAGCGATTTGGTGGACAGGTGGGTCAAACTGGTTTCTGAAATCGGATTTGACAATATTCAGAACGATACCCAGGACAATACCCTGCATTTTCACAGGAGTCATTAG
- the qrcD gene encoding menaquinone reductase integral membrane subunit QrcD has protein sequence MFDKEWLPEGVERCSFGKFVVWIGFLVVFVLMGVYASYVVWSQGLITTGLNNYFAFGLWIVFDLAVIALGAGAFFSGFLTYILRIDQLKNIINLAVIVGFVCYSGAMIILTLEVGQPLRAWFGYWHPNVHSMLTEVIFCITCYLIVLIIEFIPLILENRKLNKVRFLHHLAHNFHVYMPLFAGIGTFLSFFHQGSLGGMYGVLFSQPFAYREGFFIWPWTFFLFVASAIASGPAFTMLVATSMEKITGRKLVDFKTKALLGKIAGSLLVFYLFFKILDTWHWAMQTLPRMGLTFSQVYNEVYGTWLLWLELGICGVIPAVLLVVPKFRNQPGLLYLGAILACIGVVVNRFVFTVQTLAHPVMPFDTWQVYVPAWTEWMTCIEVTAYCILIISLSYRYLPVFPQERRLNG, from the coding sequence ATGTTTGATAAAGAATGGCTTCCCGAAGGCGTCGAAAGATGCTCTTTTGGCAAATTTGTGGTCTGGATCGGCTTCCTGGTTGTATTCGTGCTTATGGGTGTATACGCTTCCTACGTAGTCTGGAGCCAGGGCCTGATTACAACCGGTCTGAATAATTATTTCGCCTTTGGCCTGTGGATCGTCTTTGACCTGGCAGTAATCGCCCTGGGAGCCGGAGCCTTTTTCTCAGGCTTTTTGACCTACATCCTGAGGATAGATCAGCTCAAGAACATCATCAACCTGGCTGTGATAGTGGGGTTTGTGTGTTATTCAGGAGCCATGATCATCCTGACTCTGGAAGTTGGTCAGCCCCTGAGGGCCTGGTTCGGCTACTGGCACCCCAACGTCCACTCCATGCTGACCGAAGTAATATTCTGCATCACCTGTTACCTGATTGTTCTGATTATTGAATTCATTCCATTAATCCTGGAGAACAGAAAATTGAACAAGGTCAGATTCCTGCACCATCTGGCCCATAATTTCCATGTATACATGCCTTTATTTGCAGGCATCGGAACCTTTCTTTCCTTTTTCCATCAGGGTTCCCTGGGCGGCATGTACGGTGTCCTGTTCAGCCAGCCTTTTGCCTATCGAGAAGGCTTCTTCATCTGGCCCTGGACATTTTTCCTGTTTGTTGCCTCAGCCATAGCATCAGGCCCGGCATTCACCATGCTGGTGGCTACTTCCATGGAAAAGATCACCGGCCGCAAGCTGGTGGACTTTAAGACCAAGGCCCTCCTTGGAAAAATTGCCGGATCCCTTCTGGTTTTCTATCTGTTCTTCAAGATTCTGGATACCTGGCACTGGGCCATGCAGACCCTGCCCAGAATGGGGCTGACCTTCAGTCAGGTATACAATGAAGTTTACGGAACATGGCTCCTTTGGCTTGAGCTGGGCATCTGCGGCGTCATTCCAGCTGTTCTGCTGGTGGTGCCCAAGTTTCGCAACCAGCCTGGGCTCCTTTACCTGGGAGCCATCCTGGCCTGCATCGGCGTAGTGGTCAACAGATTCGTATTCACGGTTCAGACCCTGGCCCATCCGGTCATGCCCTTTGATACCTGGCAGGTTTATGTGCCTGCCTGGACCGAATGGATGACCTGCATAGAGGTTACAGCCTATTGCATCCTGATTATCAGCCTGTCTTACCGGTATCTGCCGGTCTTTCCCCAGGAAAGAAGGCTTAATGGCTGA
- a CDS encoding HEAT repeat domain-containing protein — MYEMTSTQVLAALESSDPEKQREGAFAARDLNLVEAVPLLVGLLESTSLGAQEAADMALRKIGGQESVQALIPLLRSDSAQIRNLAMDILRHVGSQDIDSLIELLNDDDPDMRIFASDILGATKSYLGVNPLCQVLLHDPEVNVRYQAAVSLGELGRPEASQCLNRAFQDEEWVQYSVVEALSKLRDESSTNALIKALKDCSELVCSMIVDALGEMGNVKAVPMLLKRMESSPTALTNKIAKAVIKILGAKVAVFMSDAEKDRLKDYLLAALEDDDVDTQDVAVVGLGYVGNEKASARILKLASSFDPDMDTDRLNRAEAALVSIGYTDSLALGLMSDNEAKAMVAVRALGKISSPQAVERLMEAFDKKNRDVQREITRELYRSAGSEAADFFARILRTHDDGDVLKNSLRFIGNKLRDENRVQDIMNFLEHPWDDVKEVALDSVLTIGGEKVLQEFLPMFESRDPLKRLMAVYAFGRLGATENIALLKKALGDEHPDVRKMAIESMTNVCPEDREVISLVQRLLQDQNREVRLALVEFFSKCPHPETTDHLIQILDDPDEWVRIRAIEALGERKASQVVPRIISLWDESSKLQKIKIVESLGGIGGASSFRALLDILDDPDPEIQDAAERTLDRLQEQDME; from the coding sequence ATGTATGAAATGACCTCGACTCAGGTACTTGCGGCTTTGGAGAGCAGTGATCCTGAAAAACAAAGGGAGGGCGCCTTTGCAGCCAGGGATCTTAATCTGGTGGAGGCGGTTCCCCTTCTGGTCGGTCTTCTGGAAAGCACGAGCCTGGGAGCCCAGGAAGCAGCTGACATGGCTCTGAGGAAGATCGGGGGCCAGGAGAGCGTTCAGGCCCTGATACCCCTTTTGCGAAGCGATTCGGCCCAGATCCGGAACCTGGCCATGGACATCCTCAGACATGTTGGCAGTCAGGACATTGATTCCCTGATTGAGCTTTTGAACGATGATGATCCGGACATGCGGATCTTTGCATCTGATATCCTGGGCGCAACAAAGTCATATCTTGGAGTAAACCCCCTCTGCCAAGTCCTGCTCCATGACCCGGAGGTCAATGTCCGGTATCAGGCTGCAGTCAGTCTTGGTGAGCTGGGCCGGCCTGAGGCATCCCAATGCCTGAACAGGGCTTTTCAGGATGAGGAATGGGTCCAGTATTCAGTAGTGGAAGCCCTTTCCAAGTTGAGGGACGAGTCCTCCACTAATGCTTTGATTAAAGCCTTGAAGGATTGTTCAGAGCTGGTCTGCTCCATGATTGTGGACGCCCTTGGAGAAATGGGCAATGTCAAAGCTGTGCCCATGCTCCTGAAGAGGATGGAGTCTTCACCAACAGCCCTGACAAACAAGATCGCCAAGGCTGTGATCAAGATCCTGGGGGCCAAAGTTGCAGTATTTATGAGTGATGCGGAAAAGGATAGATTAAAGGACTATCTGTTGGCTGCTCTGGAAGACGATGATGTGGATACCCAGGATGTGGCTGTTGTGGGGCTGGGCTATGTGGGGAATGAAAAGGCTTCGGCCAGGATTCTGAAGTTAGCTTCCAGCTTTGATCCAGATATGGATACAGATCGGCTGAACAGGGCTGAGGCAGCTCTGGTGTCCATCGGCTATACCGATTCTCTGGCTCTGGGGCTCATGTCGGATAATGAAGCCAAGGCCATGGTGGCTGTCAGGGCCCTTGGGAAGATCAGCAGTCCTCAGGCAGTTGAACGCCTGATGGAAGCCTTTGACAAGAAAAACCGGGATGTGCAGCGGGAAATCACCCGGGAGCTGTACAGATCAGCCGGATCTGAAGCAGCTGATTTTTTTGCCCGGATCCTCAGGACCCATGATGACGGGGATGTCCTGAAAAACAGTTTAAGGTTCATAGGCAACAAGCTCAGGGATGAAAACCGGGTTCAGGATATTATGAATTTTCTGGAGCACCCCTGGGATGATGTTAAAGAGGTGGCCCTTGATTCGGTACTGACTATTGGCGGAGAAAAAGTACTGCAGGAATTTTTACCCATGTTCGAAAGCAGGGACCCTTTGAAAAGGCTTATGGCGGTGTACGCCTTTGGACGACTTGGAGCGACGGAGAATATAGCTTTGCTCAAGAAGGCTCTGGGTGATGAGCACCCTGATGTCAGGAAGATGGCCATTGAATCCATGACCAATGTCTGCCCCGAAGACCGGGAGGTTATTTCCCTGGTCCAAAGACTCCTTCAGGACCAGAACAGGGAAGTCCGCCTTGCACTGGTGGAGTTTTTCAGCAAGTGCCCCCATCCGGAAACCACTGATCACCTTATCCAAATCCTTGACGACCCTGATGAGTGGGTCAGGATAAGAGCCATTGAGGCCCTGGGTGAAAGAAAGGCCTCCCAAGTGGTACCCAGGATCATATCCCTTTGGGACGAGAGTTCCAAGCTGCAAAAAATCAAGATTGTCGAATCACTGGGCGGGATCGGAGGAGCCAGCTCATTCAGGGCACTGCTGGACATCCTTGATGATCCGGATCCGGAGATCCAGGATGCAGCTGAAAGGACCCTGGACAGGCTGCAGGAACAGGATATGGAGTAA
- a CDS encoding UDP-glucose dehydrogenase family protein — translation MDVCIVGTGYVGLVSAACFAEMGNRVFCVDVNPKVVESLNSGKIHIFEPGLEELVQRNHKQGRLFFTTDLKEGLSGSLFVFICVGTPPGDGGRADMSYVYQVAREVGKTMEDYKIIVDKSTVPVGTADRVRSLVQEELDRRGENFEFDVVSNPEFLKEGDAVSDFMKPDRVIVGTDNIRTAELLKALYSPFARSRDKLIVMSVRSAEMTKYAANCMLATKISFINEMANICEKVGADIGDVRAGIGSDHRIGYHFIYPGVGYGGSCFPKDVKALIGTAHDYGYKPRVLEAVDSLNQDQKRLLAEKIIDYFESQGGVSGRRLALWGLAFKANTDDIREAPSMELIRELTGKGMKIRAYDPEAGQKAAEELAGNNLVEICNDQYEALAGAHALAVATEWNQFRNPDFARIRGDLVQPVIFDGRNLYSPRLVSDLGFAYFCVGRCPVLPGQEMDAGEKLAVGSGRS, via the coding sequence ATGGACGTGTGCATAGTTGGGACAGGATATGTCGGCCTTGTTTCGGCTGCCTGTTTTGCTGAAATGGGAAACAGGGTCTTTTGCGTGGATGTCAACCCCAAGGTGGTTGAAAGCCTGAACAGCGGCAAAATCCATATTTTTGAACCAGGACTTGAAGAGCTGGTCCAGCGTAATCACAAGCAGGGCAGGCTTTTTTTTACCACAGACTTGAAGGAAGGCCTCTCAGGAAGCCTCTTTGTGTTCATTTGCGTAGGCACACCTCCGGGTGATGGCGGGCGGGCTGATATGTCCTATGTTTATCAGGTGGCCAGGGAGGTGGGCAAAACCATGGAAGATTACAAAATCATTGTGGACAAATCCACGGTTCCTGTTGGTACTGCAGACAGGGTCAGGTCGCTGGTTCAGGAGGAACTGGACCGAAGAGGAGAGAATTTTGAATTCGACGTGGTGTCCAATCCGGAGTTTCTCAAGGAAGGTGACGCTGTTTCTGATTTTATGAAGCCGGACAGAGTCATTGTAGGAACGGATAACATCCGGACCGCAGAACTGCTCAAGGCTCTATACTCTCCCTTTGCCAGGAGCAGGGATAAACTCATTGTAATGTCTGTCCGCAGTGCAGAGATGACCAAATACGCTGCCAACTGCATGCTGGCCACTAAAATCTCTTTTATTAATGAAATGGCCAACATCTGTGAAAAGGTTGGCGCAGATATCGGCGACGTCCGGGCAGGCATCGGATCTGACCACCGCATTGGCTACCATTTTATCTATCCTGGAGTTGGATACGGGGGCTCGTGCTTTCCCAAGGATGTCAAGGCACTCATTGGTACGGCCCATGACTATGGCTATAAACCCAGGGTGCTGGAAGCGGTGGACAGTCTGAACCAGGACCAGAAGAGGCTCCTGGCTGAAAAGATCATTGACTACTTCGAGTCCCAGGGAGGAGTGTCTGGCAGGCGTCTGGCTCTTTGGGGGCTTGCATTCAAGGCCAACACCGATGACATCAGAGAAGCTCCGTCCATGGAACTGATCCGGGAGCTGACCGGAAAAGGGATGAAAATCAGAGCCTACGACCCGGAGGCAGGTCAAAAGGCCGCTGAAGAACTGGCCGGCAATAATCTGGTTGAGATATGTAATGATCAGTACGAGGCTCTGGCAGGGGCTCATGCCTTGGCTGTGGCTACTGAATGGAATCAGTTCAGAAATCCTGATTTCGCCAGAATCAGAGGTGACCTTGTCCAGCCAGTGATTTTTGATGGCCGAAATCTTTATTCCCCCAGGCTGGTCAGTGACCTGGGTTTTGCCTATTTTTGCGTAGGCAGATGCCCGGTATTACCGGGGCAGGAAATGGATGCAGGTGAAAAGCTGGCAGTGGGAAGCGGGAGAAGTTGA